In one window of Protaetiibacter larvae DNA:
- the smc gene encoding chromosome segregation protein SMC, with translation MHLKSLTLKGFKSFAQPTTFAFEPGVTCVVGPNGSGKSNVVDALAWVMGEQGAKTLRGGKMEDVIFAGTATRGPLGRAEVILTIDNADGALPIDYSEVTISRTLFRNGGSEYAINGEQCRLLDVQELLSDSGLGREMHVIVGQGQLDQVLHASPEDRRGFIEEAAGILKHRRRKEKTLRKLDAMQANLTRLSDLAGEIRRQLKPLGQQAQIAREAQTIAAVVRDARARLLADEVVELRASITDVTRSESERKTERVVLQEQLDQSKLRQGRIEQSMTGDAVDEARRVAFGLEQVQDHLRSLYTLANQRLSLLAQQAELPGLASTLSESAVADAFAEADRLAEGIAAAEEVLGRASAATATARASLDSLDEEISAQSALVSQHDLEQGRLGGAVRAAEERRAATQAQLERQRAALVAAEERREAARAELVALEGDDAGLAEDTELASAVVAAETAVQESQARVDALREELHAAERERDALAARTSALTLATEQRDGSQQIIGLSGIRGLVAEHIKVEAGFEAAIAAALGSLADAVLADSWDAGVAALSHARGAEAGRVEIVVADAAAPAGPTELPAGVRSAASLVTGPSGIRGVLARVVVADGLAEARAAWPALARLGGITVITRDGDVLAEHVLRGGSADGRSRLELIAERDAAQGRLVGVTTTIERLAHELARQREALDVARIDLVQAQTTLKQFEARLAERSEALGRSRVQLEAAAAESERLGDAVASLGEQVAAADAVVDRAVAERDSHAATPRPILDVSARDELLAELEAARAIEVTARVELETARERVRAQREQAQQLARRLEAERAAAEEAARLAVIRRHQIEAAEGVIEALPAVLDTADRSVAEARVALAAAEAERAKQNEELAELRRTEALLRERLTALNDNVHGLEMQAYEKKLHLSSLLERAADELGLVEDVLVAEYGPEVPVPVDVAPASATSEMQETSPAPPADPDADAAGGADSPAFLAQKVATEPFDRARQKARLDKAERMFAQLGRVNPLALEEFAALEQRHKFLTEQLADLTATRKDLLTIIEEIDEKMQDIFAAAFDDTKAAFDQVFPLLFPGGTGSLHLTDPEHLLTTGIEVTVKPAGKKIERLSLLSGGERSLAAVALLFAIFTARPSPFYILDEVEAALDDANLGRLLSVIERLRENSQLIVITHQKRTMEIADALYGVSMRQDGVSAVVGQRVAERVERAG, from the coding sequence GTGCATCTGAAGAGCTTGACCCTGAAGGGGTTCAAGTCGTTCGCCCAGCCCACCACTTTCGCCTTCGAACCGGGCGTCACCTGCGTCGTGGGCCCGAACGGATCCGGCAAGTCGAACGTCGTCGACGCGCTCGCCTGGGTGATGGGGGAGCAGGGGGCGAAGACTCTCCGCGGCGGCAAGATGGAGGACGTCATCTTCGCCGGCACCGCGACCCGCGGGCCGCTCGGGCGCGCCGAGGTGATCCTCACGATCGACAACGCCGACGGCGCCCTGCCGATCGACTACAGCGAGGTGACGATCTCGCGCACCCTGTTCCGCAACGGCGGCAGCGAGTACGCGATCAACGGCGAGCAGTGCCGCCTGCTCGACGTGCAGGAGCTGCTGTCCGACTCGGGTCTCGGTCGCGAGATGCACGTCATCGTCGGTCAGGGTCAGCTCGATCAGGTGCTGCACGCGAGCCCCGAGGACCGCCGCGGCTTCATCGAGGAGGCGGCCGGCATCCTCAAGCACCGCCGCCGCAAGGAGAAGACCCTGCGCAAGCTCGACGCGATGCAGGCCAACCTCACCCGCCTCTCGGATCTCGCGGGGGAGATCCGCCGCCAGCTCAAGCCGCTCGGGCAGCAGGCCCAGATCGCGCGCGAGGCGCAGACGATCGCGGCGGTCGTGCGGGATGCGCGCGCCCGGCTGCTCGCCGACGAGGTGGTCGAGCTGCGCGCCTCGATCACGGATGTGACCCGCAGCGAGTCGGAGCGCAAGACGGAGCGCGTGGTGCTGCAGGAGCAGCTCGACCAGTCGAAGCTGCGACAGGGCCGCATCGAGCAGTCGATGACGGGCGATGCCGTCGACGAGGCGCGCCGCGTGGCGTTCGGGCTCGAGCAGGTGCAGGATCACCTGCGCTCGCTCTACACGCTCGCCAACCAGCGGCTCTCGCTGCTCGCCCAGCAGGCCGAGCTGCCCGGACTCGCCTCGACGCTCTCCGAGTCGGCCGTGGCGGACGCCTTCGCGGAGGCCGACCGGCTCGCGGAGGGCATCGCAGCGGCCGAGGAGGTGCTGGGGCGCGCGAGCGCCGCGACGGCGACCGCGCGGGCGAGCCTCGACTCGCTCGACGAGGAGATCAGCGCCCAGTCGGCGCTCGTGAGCCAGCACGATCTCGAGCAGGGGCGGCTCGGCGGCGCCGTCCGGGCGGCCGAGGAGCGCCGCGCGGCGACGCAGGCCCAGCTCGAGCGCCAGAGGGCCGCGCTCGTGGCCGCCGAGGAGCGTCGCGAGGCGGCCCGCGCCGAGCTCGTCGCGCTCGAGGGCGACGACGCGGGCCTCGCCGAGGACACCGAGCTCGCCTCGGCGGTCGTGGCCGCGGAGACCGCGGTGCAGGAGTCGCAGGCCCGCGTCGACGCGCTGCGCGAAGAGCTGCACGCGGCGGAGCGCGAACGCGACGCCCTCGCCGCACGCACGAGCGCCCTCACCCTCGCGACCGAGCAGCGCGACGGTTCGCAGCAGATCATCGGGCTCTCCGGCATCCGTGGGCTCGTCGCCGAGCACATCAAGGTGGAGGCGGGATTCGAGGCCGCGATCGCCGCCGCCCTCGGCTCACTCGCCGACGCGGTCCTCGCCGACAGCTGGGATGCGGGCGTCGCGGCTCTCTCCCATGCCCGCGGCGCCGAGGCGGGCCGCGTGGAGATCGTCGTCGCGGACGCCGCCGCTCCCGCCGGCCCCACGGAGCTGCCCGCCGGGGTGCGCTCGGCCGCATCGCTCGTGACGGGCCCGAGCGGCATCCGAGGGGTGCTCGCGCGTGTCGTCGTGGCCGACGGTCTCGCCGAGGCCCGTGCGGCCTGGCCGGCCCTCGCGCGGCTCGGCGGTATCACGGTCATCACGCGCGACGGCGACGTGCTCGCCGAGCATGTGCTGCGCGGCGGCTCGGCCGACGGTCGCAGTCGCCTCGAGCTCATCGCCGAACGCGATGCGGCGCAGGGCCGGCTCGTCGGGGTGACGACGACGATCGAGCGTCTCGCCCACGAGCTCGCCCGGCAGCGTGAGGCGCTGGATGTGGCCCGCATCGACCTCGTGCAGGCGCAGACCACCCTCAAGCAGTTCGAGGCGCGCCTCGCCGAGCGCAGCGAGGCCCTCGGGCGTTCGCGCGTGCAGCTCGAGGCCGCCGCGGCCGAGAGCGAGCGCCTCGGTGACGCCGTCGCGAGCCTCGGCGAGCAGGTGGCCGCCGCGGATGCCGTGGTCGACCGGGCGGTCGCGGAGCGCGACTCGCACGCGGCGACGCCGCGCCCCATCCTCGACGTGTCCGCGCGTGATGAGCTGCTCGCCGAGTTGGAGGCCGCCCGCGCGATCGAGGTGACGGCGCGCGTCGAGCTCGAGACGGCCCGCGAGCGGGTGCGCGCGCAGCGCGAGCAGGCCCAGCAGCTCGCGCGTCGGCTCGAGGCCGAGCGTGCCGCGGCCGAGGAGGCGGCGCGGCTGGCCGTCATCCGTCGGCACCAGATCGAGGCGGCGGAGGGGGTCATCGAGGCGCTGCCCGCGGTGCTCGACACCGCCGACCGCTCGGTGGCCGAGGCGCGTGTCGCGCTCGCGGCGGCGGAGGCCGAGCGCGCCAAGCAGAACGAGGAGCTCGCCGAGCTGCGGCGCACCGAGGCGCTGCTGCGGGAGCGCCTCACGGCCCTCAACGACAACGTGCACGGCCTGGAGATGCAGGCCTACGAGAAGAAGCTGCACCTCTCGAGCCTTCTCGAGCGCGCCGCCGACGAGCTGGGCCTCGTCGAGGACGTGCTCGTGGCCGAATACGGCCCCGAGGTGCCGGTCCCCGTCGACGTGGCCCCCGCATCCGCCACCTCAGAAATGCAGGAGACCTCGCCCGCGCCCCCCGCAGATCCGGATGCCGACGCGGCCGGCGGCGCCGATTCTCCTGCATTTCTGGCACAGAAGGTGGCGACGGAGCCGTTCGACCGCGCCCGGCAGAAGGCGCGGCTCGACAAGGCCGAGCGGATGTTCGCGCAGCTGGGCCGCGTCAACCCGCTCGCCCTCGAGGAGTTCGCGGCGCTCGAGCAGCGCCACAAGTTCCTCACCGAGCAGCTCGCCGACCTCACCGCCACCCGCAAGGACCTGCTCACGATCATCGAGGAGATCGACGAGAAGATGCAGGACATCTTCGCGGCCGCCTTCGACGACACCAAGGCGGCGTTCGACCAGGTCTTCCCGCTGCTGTTCCCGGGCGGCACGGGCTCCCTGCACCTCACCGACCCGGAGCACCTGCTGACGACCGGCATCGAGGTGACGGTGAAGCCCGCGGGCAAGAAGATCGAGCGGCTGTCGCTGCTGTCCGGCGGTGAGCGCTCGCTCGCGGCCGTGGCGCTGCTGTTCGCGATCTTCACGGCCCGACCGAGCCCGTTCTACATCCTCGACGAGGTGGAGGCGGCGCTCGACGACGCGAACCTCGGACGCCTGCTGAGCGTCATCGAACGGCTGCGCGAGAACTCGCAGCTCATCGTGATCACGCACCAGAAGCGCACCATGGAGATCGCGGACGCGCTGTACGGCGTCTCGATGCGCCAGGACGGCGTGAGCGCGGTCGTCGGCCAGCGAGTGGCCGAGCGCGTCGAACGCGCCGGCTGA